The nucleotide window GAGTATCGTCCACCTAGGCAGACCAATCATCAACGCTCCAATTTCGCGAACAGTACAGAAAATACTCTATGGAGAGTAAACTTGGGATATGTTGAAGGCCATCTAATATATCATAGAGCCCAATCCCCGATTGGTGAAAAGTGTGTGGTGCTGAAGGGTAAATTTCCCATATGACTGTTATGGCTGTTGAGCGATCTTGTCGGACACTCTTCAAGATCGTTGGTCGCTTACAGCCGATTGTCAATAGAAGATCAACGGGCCGTTCAGCTTTCTCGTCCCCGCAGGCTGAGTATCAAGCCTCTGGTCTTGCTGTTCGCCACTAACAGTTTTTGTTTACCATAGCGTTTCAATGACCATGGTCACTTTCACGAAAGACGCCGCCTGACTGGTGCTCGCGACCGTATCATGGAATATTCAGCTACTATCATAGGCTCTCTACGCGACGAGGACTCAATAATTTCAGACTACCATCTCCCTGTCGTCCAGATCCCGCTCCATGAGCTTTGGTGGTTTGCAGGGTGCTCATAGCCACTGTCGGTCATATTGTAGCTTGTCAAGGCTACGAAAGATCACGCATCTTTCATCAGACTTGTTGGCGGGGCTGCGTATCATGGCACCGGCAGCTGACTGTCAGGTCAGTCGACTCGGGTGTTGTGATACCTTTGGTACATTGTTTATCCGGCACCGGTGGGGCTGAAGACCAGCTATCCAGCGGGGAGGGCAGAGAACGTCTAGCGTGGTGCACATCTCGAGAGGAGACCGAGATAATCTTATGTAATTCACCAGCTCCTCGGTCCTTTGGAACAACAATGTCAATGCTGGCAGCAAGGTAGGTAAGCCAAGGTTCGATGGCTGAGGGGCGAACCCACTCACATCAGAAGTACGGGAAATAGACACTCCAGGGAGTAGACAAAACGGTCAATTTGGTTAGGGATATTCACGGCATGCTGCTCAACAAGCTGGAATGGGTACGTCGCAGCGCGCACAATGCCGACCAGACAGAGGCCCGAGAGGCGTATCTCAGTCGACCATAACAGATACCTCAAAACCGGTCGCATGGAGGAAACGATCAGCGCCGTCTGATACGCCTTCCGAAGGAATCCGATCAGCAAGACGGAGCTGTATGTTTCGGCGATGGCAATCGAGCTAAAGTAACCGATATGAAGGAAGTTGATCGCCCTGGTCAGCGGCACCGACCCGTCGAGGATCTGGATCGCGCGCATGGTGGCGATGGCGATGCGTatgaccaccaccatgctGAGCGCGGTCCAGAAGGTGCTCTTGTAGAAACACCGTGCGCGTCCATGGAGCATGTGCACCAGGATCTGATAGCTGTACAGCGGCAACCCCGCTTCCTGGAGCTGCAGGCTTGGGTCAGCTCTCGCTTCCCGCCCCCAACGCCCGGGCCGGTCACTCGCCGGAGCACGAACTTACCAACCAGAAGATATCTGCGAAGACGCTAGCGATGGCCTCGGGTAGCGGTGCACTGGTTGTATAGAAAGCATAGTAGCAGAGACCGTTTGCGACCGCACAGGCGATTGATGTGCACAACGGGACCGCATGTAGAGGACTGAAACGGGTGATCGCAATGGCCCAAAGACTAATTCCGGTTAGGCAGACGCCGATCGTGCTCAAAACCGCGACGCTAGATTCAAAGTACGGGAGCAGGTACTGTTTCTGTTCAAGCTGTACATTGGATCCCGACGACATGATCACGACAAGCGCATTTGATTGGGACTTTCCCGCGATCAACACTGTTCAAGCACGGGGGAGCAGGCTTGTCTTATTCGAGCCTGAGACAATAGTAACTCCTAGCGGTGAGCGAGCAGCACCACAACAGAATCGAGCAGCTGGAGCATATGGACTGTTCCAGGCTGGTCCGGACAATGTCCCGGAAGGCATGTATTGTAGTCATCGATCTACGGCGCGCCCAATCCCACAGCCGACTAGGGCCCAGCAGGTGGGTTCTGGGGGATTTTCCGGATGTGGTAAGGCTTTTACACCTCTCGATCAGATCCAACTCCCAAGGTCACCGGTGGAGCTTGGCCCAAAGCGGCAAACCGACAAGCGTCGGTGGAGCGATCCGCCGAAACGGATGATGGGACGCCCCGTAACCATTTTCGGCCGTAAGATCTATCTTCTACAGCCAACCATAATCCAAGCAGTGTTGCAAGCTTTTTCCGCAAGTGGAACCCGATCGACGCAGTCATTCTTGGCGATCTATCCCAGAGACAACTCCATAGTGATGGACGGATTTGCCTTGCCGGTCGAGTATGACCCTCTGTGGCGGGGAGAGATTATCGCGCATTGTGTGCAAACTCGTTGAGAGGGGGGCCAGTCTAGAAACAAATGTACGCGTCATGCAACTGAATGCCACTTTGCGTTTGTCTGGACAGGATCAGGCAGAGCGCTAACCAGTCGTTGGGTTACGGAAGCAAAATCACTCCCACGTACAGCCACCAAGCCACCAGGTTCTTTTCCACCCGCCTTGGCAGGAATGCTTGACTTCTAGTCCCGTGACGCGGTTGCCGACCGGAGCAGGTCTGCGCCTCTGGCTGCTATCGATGGTCACGTGGATAGGGAAGGGGCTC belongs to Aspergillus luchuensis IFO 4308 DNA, chromosome 3, nearly complete sequence and includes:
- a CDS encoding uncharacterized protein (COG:S;~EggNog:ENOG410PJPF;~TransMembrane:7 (o23-44i51-71o91-110i122-142o162-181i201-222o242-260i)), producing the protein MSSGSNVQLEQKQYLLPYFESSVAVLSTIGVCLTGISLWAIAITRFSPLHAVPLCTSIACAVANGLCYYAFYTTSAPLPEAIASVFADIFWLLQEAGLPLYSYQILVHMLHGRARCFYKSTFWTALSMVVVIRIAIATMRAIQILDGSVPLTRAINFLHIGYFSSIAIAETYSSVLLIGFLRKAYQTALIVSSMRPVLRYLLWSTEIRLSGLCLVGIVRAATYPFQLVEQHAVNIPNQIDRFVYSLECLFPVLLIIDIVVPKDRGAGELHKIISVSSRDVHHARRSLPSPLDSWSSAPPVPDKQCTKGITTPESTDLTVSCRCHDTQPRQQV